A segment of the Alistipes communis genome:
CAGCAGGTTATCGGCCAGATTCATCCCCTCGATATGCGGTGCACCGCCCACGAACGACTTCTCCTCGACGTTCCACTCGTAGAAATTCTCCACGACCACGTCGATCGGGTTCTCGCTGCGCACAGGAGGCACGATGCGGTCGACCGAACAGTCGGCGAACCCGACGTGCGCGTCGCACCATGCGGCCTCCTCGGTCGAGAGATGCTTGTAAACCTCCTCCCTGAGCTGCGAGGTGGCACGGATGCCGTTCTCGCAGGCGATGACGTTCAGCGGCTCCCCGACGCCTGCGGCGCGGCGCGCGGCGATGCCCTTGGCGATGGCCGGGGCGATGAAGGGCAGGATGCGCAGCCCGACGGCCGTGGTGATGATCTCGGCGCGCACGATCTCGTCGACGATCTCCCCGCCGCCCGAATCGACACCCGAAATATTACTGATCCGCACGTCGCGGCTCTCCACGTCCATGATGTGCACGGTGTAGGCGCCGTCCTTGTTGATGCGGTCGATGACCTCCATGTTCACATCGGCGAAAACCACATGGTACCCCGCCTCGGAGAGTACCGCACCGATGAATCCGCGGCCGATATTGCCCGCGCCGAATTG
Coding sequences within it:
- a CDS encoding mannitol-1-phosphate 5-dehydrogenase — its product is MKRAIQFGAGNIGRGFIGAVLSEAGYHVVFADVNMEVIDRINKDGAYTVHIMDVESRDVRISNISGVDSGGGEIVDEIVRAEIITTAVGLRILPFIAPAIAKGIAARRAAGVGEPLNVIACENGIRATSQLREEVYKHLSTEEAAWCDAHVGFADCSVDRIVPPVRSENPIDVVVENFYEWNVEEKSFVGGAPHIEGMNLADNLLAYIERKLFTLNTGHAITAYLGRMKGLATIDESIADPAIFAIVKEAMQQSGQALVEKFGFDRDAHFKYIDKIIGRFKNPYLKDDVTRVGREPLRKLSSTDRLVKPMMTAREYGLPCDKLLLGIGAALHYNNPEDPQSVKMQELIAAKGLRQAVSEITSIPATDPVIEEIAAATAEVEKRIR